The following coding sequences are from one Paenibacillus sp. JDR-2 window:
- a CDS encoding molybdenum cofactor biosynthesis protein — protein sequence MAYTWKIQLFAGLSDRFGSPVIQIETDTPSMTVAALKQELASRFPEQADLVRISFVACNQTYASDDTVIQASDELAVLPPVSGGEPEENEAEGSECSSSDGRYVITKQTITSDEVLAKVIVPEHGAAIAFVGTTREWTNGQRTVRLEYEAYAPMAVRTMEQIGVELEERWPGTLTAISHRIGVVDLAETSVVIAVSSPHRDACYEASRYAIERLKQIVPIWKKEIWEDGSEWKGHQQGSPWNPIDSLSN from the coding sequence ATGGCATACACTTGGAAAATCCAGTTATTCGCCGGGCTTTCCGACCGATTCGGAAGCCCGGTTATTCAAATAGAGACAGACACTCCCTCGATGACGGTAGCGGCCCTCAAGCAGGAGCTCGCCAGCCGTTTTCCGGAGCAGGCAGATCTTGTGCGAATTTCGTTTGTGGCTTGCAATCAGACTTATGCCTCCGACGATACCGTTATTCAAGCATCGGACGAGCTTGCGGTCCTCCCTCCCGTCTCGGGCGGAGAGCCGGAGGAGAACGAAGCAGAGGGATCGGAATGCTCCTCTTCGGACGGCCGCTACGTCATTACGAAGCAGACGATCACCTCGGATGAAGTACTCGCAAAAGTCATTGTGCCCGAACATGGCGCAGCGATTGCTTTTGTTGGGACGACGCGCGAATGGACCAATGGACAGCGCACGGTCCGTCTGGAATACGAAGCGTATGCGCCTATGGCCGTACGTACAATGGAACAGATTGGCGTGGAGCTTGAAGAACGCTGGCCAGGCACGCTAACGGCGATTTCCCACCGGATCGGTGTTGTTGACCTGGCAGAGACCAGTGTCGTTATCGCTGTTTCCTCCCCCCATAGGGATGCCTGCTATGAAGCAAGCCGGTATGCTATCGAGAGATTGAAGCAGATCGTTCCAATCTGGAAAAAGGAAATCTGGGAAGATGGTTCCGAGTGGAAAGGGCACCAGCAGGGAAGCCCATGGAATCCGATTGATTCCTTATCCAATTAA